In Flavobacterium sp. CBA20B-1, one DNA window encodes the following:
- a CDS encoding NAD(P)/FAD-dependent oxidoreductase yields MKVDYLIVGAGLAGVCFADFCWRNNKSFVVMDHGKRTSSQVAGGMFNPLVLKRFSSIWQADEQIALAHNFYPQMEELLHDSFYYKVPIYRKFASIEEQNNWFLACDYPLTAPHLNVQLKKEKIPHIDSPFLFGEVYNTGFLNVGPFINAYQRFLKTHELFLEEEFIYEDVYMESERIIYKNVEAKHLIFAEGFSMHNNPFFNFLPLDGTKGELLYVRIPNLKLQNIVKSNIFIIPLGDDMYKIGATYDWADKTDVPTQQAKEELLEGLEKLISCPYEVIDHVAGVRPTVKDRRPLVGAHYQYKNIHILNGLGTRGVLLGPYLADKLYQNIENNVPLDHNINVARYYKKLQLIK; encoded by the coding sequence ATGAAAGTTGATTATTTAATTGTAGGTGCTGGATTAGCTGGTGTTTGTTTTGCGGACTTTTGTTGGCGAAACAATAAATCGTTTGTGGTAATGGACCATGGAAAACGAACTTCCTCTCAAGTTGCTGGTGGTATGTTTAACCCATTGGTTCTAAAAAGGTTTTCTTCAATATGGCAAGCCGATGAACAAATCGCTTTGGCTCATAACTTTTATCCGCAAATGGAAGAATTGTTACATGATTCTTTTTACTATAAAGTACCTATTTACAGAAAATTTGCATCAATCGAAGAGCAAAATAATTGGTTTTTAGCGTGTGATTATCCTTTGACAGCTCCGCATTTGAATGTGCAGCTTAAGAAAGAAAAGATTCCGCATATTGATAGTCCCTTTTTGTTCGGAGAAGTTTATAACACCGGATTTTTAAATGTAGGTCCGTTTATAAATGCCTATCAAAGGTTTCTTAAAACGCATGAACTATTCCTTGAAGAGGAATTTATTTATGAAGATGTATATATGGAATCTGAAAGAATTATTTATAAAAATGTAGAAGCGAAACATTTAATTTTTGCCGAAGGTTTTTCCATGCATAACAATCCATTTTTTAATTTTTTACCTTTAGATGGAACAAAAGGAGAGTTGCTTTATGTAAGAATTCCAAATTTGAAGCTGCAGAACATCGTTAAATCAAACATATTTATCATTCCTTTGGGAGATGATATGTACAAGATTGGTGCTACTTATGATTGGGCTGACAAAACCGATGTTCCAACACAGCAAGCAAAGGAAGAACTTTTGGAAGGATTAGAAAAGTTGATTTCTTGTCCGTATGAAGTGATAGACCATGTGGCAGGAGTTCGCCCCACTGTCAAAGACCGCAGACCTTTGGTGGGCGCTCATTATCAATACAAAAATATTCATATTTTAAACGGTTTGGGTACACGCGGCGTGCTATTAGGGCCGTATCTCGCAGATAAATTGTATCAAAACATAGAAAATAATGTACCTTTGGATCACAATATCAATGTAGCAAGATATTACAAAAAATTACAATTAATAAAATAG
- the abc-f gene encoding ribosomal protection-like ABC-F family protein: MLNIHDLSVAFSGDFLFENVTFRLGAGDRVGLVGKNGAGKSTMLKILSGEVEPDSGTIAFDKEIKIGFLKQDIDFVKGRTILEEAYQAFDEIQYVEKELAKWNAELVNRTDYESEAYHEIIEKVSDLTHRFDILGGYLYQGNTEKVLLGLGFKRADFDQLTDTFSGGWRMRIELAKLLLQNNDILLLDEPTNHLDIESIIWLENFLKSFSGAVVLVSHDKMFLDNVTNRTIEISLGKIYDFNKPYTQYLVLRQEMREMQLAAQKNQAKKIEETEKLIEKFRYKATKASMAQSLIKKLDKVERIEVDEDDNSVMNISFPVSITPGKVVLEMENVQKAFDDKIIFKDINLFIERGSKIAFVGQNGQGKSTLIKAIMNEFDYQGKIKIGHNVQLGYFAQNQADYLDGEKTLLDTMIDAATDANRSKVRDMLGSFLFRGDDVDKKVKVLSGGERNRLALAMLLLKPINVLLMDEPTNHLDIKSKNVLKAALKNYEGTLLLVSHDRDFLQGMTDKVYEFKDQKIKEYLGDINYFLEERNASDMRDFEQKKEQTATVSVKEAQKVEKSLSYDEQKRIKTLNNKLSKAESIITELEKKIAKADLELAENYEQLMNDSKWFAAYEKLKTDLEQTMQEWEQVQEEIDAM; the protein is encoded by the coding sequence ATGCTTAATATACACGATTTGTCGGTTGCGTTTAGCGGCGATTTTTTGTTTGAAAATGTAACTTTTCGCTTGGGTGCTGGCGATAGAGTAGGTTTGGTAGGGAAAAACGGAGCAGGAAAATCTACCATGTTAAAAATTCTTTCGGGCGAAGTGGAACCAGATTCCGGAACCATTGCGTTTGACAAAGAAATTAAAATTGGTTTTCTTAAGCAAGATATCGATTTTGTAAAAGGAAGAACTATTTTAGAGGAAGCATATCAGGCTTTCGATGAAATTCAGTATGTGGAGAAAGAATTGGCAAAATGGAATGCCGAATTGGTTAACAGAACCGATTATGAATCAGAAGCATATCACGAAATCATTGAAAAAGTAAGTGATTTAACCCATCGGTTTGATATTTTGGGAGGGTATTTGTATCAAGGAAACACCGAGAAAGTGTTGTTGGGTTTAGGATTTAAACGCGCAGATTTTGACCAATTAACCGATACTTTTTCTGGAGGTTGGCGCATGCGTATTGAATTGGCAAAACTATTGCTTCAAAACAATGATATTTTGCTATTAGATGAACCCACAAACCACTTAGATATTGAATCGATTATATGGTTAGAAAACTTTTTAAAATCATTCTCAGGAGCTGTGGTGTTGGTATCGCACGATAAAATGTTCTTAGACAATGTCACCAACCGAACCATAGAAATTTCATTAGGAAAAATCTATGATTTCAATAAACCCTACACACAATATTTGGTTTTAAGGCAGGAGATGCGAGAAATGCAGTTGGCGGCTCAGAAAAATCAGGCTAAAAAAATAGAAGAAACCGAAAAATTAATCGAGAAATTTCGTTATAAAGCCACTAAAGCTTCCATGGCGCAATCTTTAATTAAAAAATTGGATAAGGTGGAACGGATTGAAGTAGATGAAGACGATAATTCTGTGATGAATATTTCTTTTCCAGTTTCAATCACACCTGGAAAAGTGGTTTTAGAAATGGAAAATGTGCAAAAAGCATTTGATGATAAAATTATTTTTAAAGACATTAACCTTTTTATTGAACGTGGAAGTAAAATTGCTTTTGTAGGGCAAAATGGTCAAGGAAAATCTACCCTGATTAAGGCGATAATGAATGAGTTTGATTACCAGGGAAAAATTAAGATTGGGCATAATGTGCAATTGGGATATTTCGCACAAAATCAGGCAGATTATTTAGATGGCGAGAAAACACTTTTAGATACGATGATTGATGCGGCCACAGATGCAAATCGATCAAAAGTGCGCGATATGTTGGGCTCGTTTTTGTTTCGGGGCGATGATGTGGATAAGAAAGTGAAAGTATTATCGGGAGGAGAAAGAAATCGTTTGGCATTGGCCATGTTGCTTTTAAAACCGATTAATGTGTTGTTGATGGATGAGCCAACGAATCACTTGGATATAAAATCGAAGAATGTATTAAAGGCAGCATTGAAAAATTACGAAGGAACGTTGCTTTTGGTTTCTCACGACCGTGATTTTTTACAAGGAATGACCGATAAGGTTTATGAATTTAAAGATCAAAAAATAAAAGAATATTTAGGTGACATTAATTACTTTCTGGAAGAGCGCAACGCCAGTGATATGCGTGATTTTGAACAAAAGAAAGAACAAACTGCAACGGTAAGCGTTAAAGAAGCTCAAAAAGTTGAAAAATCGCTTTCATACGACGAACAAAAACGTATAAAAACATTAAACAATAAGTTAAGCAAAGCAGAAAGCATCATAACCGAATTAGAAAAGAAAATTGCAAAAGCCGACTTAGAATTGGCCGAGAACTATGAGCAATTAATGAACGATAGCAAATGGTTTGCTGCCTACGAAAAATTGAAAACCGATTTAGAACAAACCATGCAAGAATGGGAACAGGTTCAAGAAGAAATAGATGCTATGTAA
- a CDS encoding ABC transporter ATP-binding protein, whose translation MKEPILRVENLSISFLQEKKWNEVIHSISFDVFPNEIVGIVGESGSGKSVSSLAVMGLLPKNISDLNTGSIHFKNENITNYSEKGFQKIRGKKVSMIFQEPMSSLNPSISCGVQVAEILETHTNLSEKEIKVEVLRLFDQVKLPDPVTIYNKYPHQISGGQKQRVMIAMAIACKPEILIADEPTTALDVTVQQEIILLLKNLQQETGMSILFISHDLSLISEICDRILVMYKGEIVEQNSALKIFKNPEHIYTKALIASRPSLNVRLKRLPTIQDYLSGTENAAAISHEERKEHLHKLYNQKPLLRVENVEKEYLLKTHLFKANDYFKAVNNVSFKMYEGETLGLVGESGCGKSTLGNAILQLDPATKGQIFYRDKDITKLSKSELKELRKEIQIIFQDPFASLNPKITVGEAILEPMKVHKLYANDKERKEKVLDLLEKVGLLPEHYDRYPHEFSGGQRQRIGIARTIAVNPKLIICDESVSALDISVQAQVLNLLNDLKDNFGFTYLFISHDLAVVKYISDQIIVMNKGKIEEQNEADALIDHPQKPYTQKLINAIPKGI comes from the coding sequence ATGAAAGAACCGATTTTAAGAGTCGAAAATTTAAGTATTTCTTTTTTACAGGAAAAAAAATGGAACGAAGTAATCCATTCTATTTCATTTGATGTTTTTCCTAATGAAATTGTCGGAATCGTAGGCGAGTCAGGTTCGGGGAAATCGGTTTCAAGCTTGGCTGTAATGGGTTTGCTTCCTAAAAATATATCCGATTTAAACACAGGTTCTATTCATTTTAAAAACGAAAACATTACCAACTATTCCGAAAAAGGATTTCAAAAAATTCGGGGCAAAAAAGTATCGATGATTTTTCAAGAACCAATGAGTTCTTTAAATCCGTCGATCAGTTGCGGAGTTCAGGTTGCAGAAATTTTAGAAACGCATACCAATTTATCTGAAAAAGAAATTAAAGTAGAAGTTTTAAGATTGTTCGATCAGGTAAAATTGCCCGATCCCGTTACGATTTACAATAAATATCCACACCAAATTTCGGGCGGACAAAAACAGCGCGTGATGATTGCCATGGCAATTGCCTGCAAACCCGAAATTTTAATTGCCGATGAACCAACCACCGCTTTAGACGTTACGGTTCAACAGGAAATTATTTTGTTGTTGAAAAATCTGCAGCAAGAAACTGGTATGAGCATTTTGTTTATATCGCACGATTTATCGTTAATTTCTGAAATTTGCGACCGCATTTTAGTCATGTACAAAGGCGAAATTGTAGAACAAAATTCGGCTTTAAAGATCTTTAAAAATCCCGAACACATTTATACAAAAGCGTTAATTGCCTCTCGCCCATCGCTAAATGTGCGCTTAAAACGTTTGCCAACCATTCAAGATTATTTAAGCGGAACAGAAAATGCCGCAGCAATTTCGCATGAAGAACGCAAAGAACATTTACATAAATTGTACAATCAAAAACCTTTGTTACGTGTTGAAAACGTTGAGAAAGAATATCTTTTAAAAACACATTTGTTCAAGGCAAACGATTATTTTAAGGCGGTAAACAACGTAAGTTTTAAGATGTACGAAGGCGAAACACTAGGTTTGGTTGGTGAAAGCGGTTGCGGGAAATCAACATTAGGAAATGCTATTCTACAGCTGGATCCAGCCACAAAAGGACAGATTTTCTACAGAGATAAAGATATTACCAAATTATCTAAAAGCGAATTAAAAGAACTGCGAAAAGAAATTCAGATTATTTTTCAGGATCCATTTGCGTCGTTAAATCCAAAAATAACAGTTGGCGAAGCTATTTTAGAACCTATGAAAGTGCATAAACTGTACGCAAACGATAAAGAACGAAAAGAAAAAGTATTGGATTTGTTGGAAAAAGTTGGATTATTGCCTGAACATTATGACCGATATCCACATGAATTTTCCGGAGGTCAGCGCCAGCGAATAGGCATAGCACGAACCATTGCGGTGAATCCGAAATTAATCATTTGCGACGAATCGGTTTCGGCATTGGATATTTCGGTGCAAGCCCAAGTGTTGAATTTACTAAATGATTTAAAAGATAATTTTGGATTTACTTACCTGTTTATTTCCCACGATTTGGCAGTTGTAAAATATATTTCGGATCAGATTATCGTTATGAACAAAGGAAAAATCGAGGAACAAAACGAAGCCGATGCTTTAATTGATCATCCGCAGAAACCATATACTCAAAAATTAATTAACGCAATTCCGAAAGGTATATAA
- a CDS encoding OsmC family protein: MSLEQISLLSFANQSQLNIKSSELQFSITQNDMKKNSNAHFEYLLAGFAACINMVGHQVADDLDMDLKSIQIEIKGIINTTKKQSDKTKDRNGFQRIELSVKPVTTADLTTLKFWMDEIKERCPVYDNLLNSTPIDFVVTKDYTQKVA, encoded by the coding sequence ATGAGCCTAGAACAAATTTCATTATTAAGTTTTGCCAACCAAAGCCAGTTAAACATTAAAAGCAGCGAATTGCAATTTTCAATCACTCAAAATGATATGAAAAAGAATTCAAACGCCCATTTTGAATATCTTTTAGCAGGATTTGCAGCGTGTATCAATATGGTGGGACATCAGGTTGCAGATGATCTGGATATGGATTTAAAATCGATTCAAATTGAAATCAAAGGAATTATAAACACTACTAAAAAGCAAAGCGATAAAACAAAAGACCGCAATGGTTTTCAGCGCATTGAACTTAGCGTGAAACCTGTAACTACTGCCGATCTAACAACCTTAAAATTTTGGATGGATGAAATCAAAGAACGTTGCCCGGTATATGATAATTTACTCAATTCAACACCCATTGATTTTGTAGTAACCAAAGATTATACACAAAAAGTAGCTTGA
- a CDS encoding 3'-5' exonuclease codes for MIDKIVLPNILFLDIETVPQSAFFNDLPEEAQQLFADKTQYQRKDDLTPEEFYNRAGIWAEFGKIICISVGYFTIKNAERQFRTKSIIGEEKQLLEEFNDLVKTHFSNPAFIFCGHNIKEFDIPYMCRRMLINGINIPEKLQLFGRKPWEIPHLDTLELWKFGDYKHYTSLKLLTHVLNIPSPKEDIDGSEVRNVYYNEKNIDRIKKYCERDVVAVAQIFLRMRNEPILSDSEIVSV; via the coding sequence ATGATTGATAAAATAGTTTTGCCAAATATTCTTTTTTTGGATATTGAAACCGTGCCACAATCTGCATTTTTTAATGATTTACCAGAAGAAGCACAACAACTATTTGCCGATAAAACACAATATCAGCGCAAAGACGATTTAACGCCTGAAGAATTTTACAATCGTGCAGGAATTTGGGCAGAATTTGGAAAAATCATCTGTATTTCGGTAGGATATTTCACGATTAAAAATGCCGAACGCCAGTTTAGAACCAAATCGATTATTGGTGAAGAAAAACAATTGTTGGAAGAATTTAATGATTTGGTAAAAACACATTTCTCCAATCCGGCATTTATATTTTGCGGGCACAATATCAAGGAATTCGATATTCCCTATATGTGTCGCCGCATGTTGATCAACGGAATAAACATTCCCGAAAAACTGCAACTTTTCGGTAGAAAACCATGGGAAATTCCGCATTTAGATACCTTGGAATTATGGAAATTTGGTGATTACAAACATTATACGTCACTAAAATTATTGACACATGTTTTAAACATTCCGTCGCCAAAAGAAGATATTGATGGCAGCGAAGTGCGCAATGTGTATTACAACGAAAAAAACATCGACCGAATTAAAAAATATTGCGAACGCGATGTAGTTGCCGTAGCACAAATTTTTTTGAGAATGCGTAACGAACCTATTTTGAGTGATTCTGAAATTGTTTCAGTTTAA
- a CDS encoding serine hydrolase domain-containing protein — protein MKYILKTLKWLLIILVTLIALLYIFGYGYLLRGIRVTYLTGHKTAFLEDYTYFNNREIKKGTAQPWNVSKNYNKIPATEKLNQTHKDLQTTSFLIIKNDSIFHESYFDIGKKDSKTNSFSMAKSIVTSALGKAIDLGMIQSLDTKVIDFLPELTGEFAKEVTVGDLASMASGQKWDENYYGPTSVTTQAYFKTDLRSLMLSLPIDKKPGQKFSYQSGDTQLLAMVLEKATKMHLADFVSKYFWQPMGMEHDALWQIDHKNNGIEKAYCCIASNARDFAKFGKLYMQHGKWNGEQLLPMGFVFESINPRFKESPQYGYGWWLSNYKNKHIYYMRGHLGQFTIVIPEDNIIIVRLGHIKGLQTTSDAHSNDLYVYIDETYKMLNQAL, from the coding sequence ATGAAATATATTCTTAAAACACTCAAATGGCTACTTATTATTTTGGTAACGCTTATTGCTTTGTTATACATTTTTGGCTATGGCTATTTGCTTCGTGGGATACGTGTAACCTATTTAACTGGTCATAAAACAGCTTTTTTAGAAGATTACACGTATTTCAACAATCGAGAAATTAAAAAAGGAACGGCACAACCTTGGAACGTTTCTAAAAATTACAATAAAATTCCGGCTACTGAAAAGCTGAATCAAACACATAAAGACCTGCAAACTACATCGTTCTTAATCATTAAAAACGACAGTATTTTTCATGAAAGTTATTTCGATATTGGCAAAAAAGACAGTAAAACCAACTCGTTTTCTATGGCGAAAAGCATCGTAACATCGGCATTAGGCAAAGCGATTGATCTAGGAATGATTCAAAGTTTAGACACTAAAGTAATTGATTTTTTACCTGAATTAACAGGCGAATTTGCAAAAGAAGTAACCGTTGGCGATTTGGCAAGCATGGCATCAGGACAAAAATGGGACGAAAATTACTACGGACCAACTTCTGTAACAACACAGGCTTATTTTAAAACCGATTTGCGTTCGCTGATGTTAAGTTTACCGATTGATAAAAAACCGGGACAGAAATTCAGCTATCAAAGCGGCGACACGCAATTATTGGCAATGGTCTTAGAAAAAGCTACCAAAATGCATTTGGCCGATTTTGTGTCGAAATATTTCTGGCAGCCTATGGGAATGGAACATGATGCGCTGTGGCAGATCGACCATAAAAACAACGGCATTGAGAAAGCGTATTGTTGTATTGCCAGTAATGCGCGTGATTTTGCCAAATTTGGTAAATTGTATATGCAGCACGGAAAATGGAATGGCGAGCAACTGCTTCCTATGGGGTTTGTTTTTGAATCGATCAATCCGCGTTTTAAAGAAAGTCCGCAATATGGTTACGGCTGGTGGTTGTCAAACTACAAAAACAAGCACATTTACTACATGCGCGGTCATTTAGGGCAGTTTACCATTGTAATCCCCGAAGACAACATCATCATTGTTCGTTTGGGTCATATCAAAGGTTTGCAGACTACATCCGATGCGCACAGCAACGATTTGTATGTTTATATCGATGAAACCTATAAAATGTTAAACCAAGCATTATGA
- a CDS encoding fumarate hydratase → MDFLYQDSFPVQKDDTTYRKISSDYVKVEKLGNREILTVDPKGLELLAETAMTDVSFMLRTSHLEKLRAIIDDPEATDNDRFVAYNLLQNAAVAVSGELPSCQDTGTAIVLAKKGENVYTGIDDAEALSKGIFNTYINKNLRYSQIVPISMFEEKNSGSNLPAQIDIYAKKGNSYEFLFLAKGGGSANKTFLYQQTKSLLNDKSLEAFIKAKIMDLGTAACPPYHLALVIGGTSAEATLATVKKASAGYYDHLPTTGNMAGQAFRDLEWEKRVQQICQESGVGAQFGGKYLVHDVRVIRLPRHAASCPVGLGVSCSADRNIKGKITADGIFVEQLETNPARLLPETAPHLEEPVHIDLDQPMENILAELTKHPIKTRLMLNGTVIVARDIAHAKIKEMLDNGEPMPEYFKNHPVYYAGPAKTPEGMPSGSFGPTTAGRMDSYVDQFQAAGGSMIMLAKGNRSQQVTDACAKHGGFYLGSIGGPAAILAKDNILRVEVVDFPELGMEAVRKITVKDFPAFIITDDKGNDFFQNL, encoded by the coding sequence ATTGATTTTCTATATCAGGATTCATTTCCTGTACAAAAAGATGATACAACGTACCGAAAAATTTCTTCAGATTATGTAAAAGTTGAAAAATTAGGCAATCGGGAAATTTTAACGGTGGATCCAAAAGGGTTGGAATTATTGGCAGAAACAGCAATGACCGATGTTTCTTTTATGCTGCGTACATCGCATTTAGAAAAATTACGCGCTATTATCGATGATCCCGAAGCTACAGACAACGACCGTTTTGTGGCTTACAATTTATTGCAAAATGCTGCAGTGGCTGTTAGTGGCGAGTTACCATCGTGTCAAGATACGGGAACAGCGATTGTACTAGCAAAAAAAGGTGAAAATGTTTATACCGGAATCGATGATGCAGAGGCTTTATCAAAAGGGATTTTCAACACGTATATCAACAAAAATTTACGTTATTCACAGATCGTTCCTATTTCAATGTTCGAAGAGAAAAACTCGGGATCTAACCTTCCGGCTCAAATCGATATCTATGCTAAAAAAGGAAATTCGTACGAATTTTTATTTCTTGCAAAAGGCGGTGGATCGGCAAATAAAACTTTTTTATATCAGCAGACAAAATCGTTATTAAACGACAAATCGTTAGAAGCGTTCATAAAGGCAAAAATCATGGATTTAGGAACGGCGGCTTGCCCTCCTTATCACTTAGCGTTGGTGATTGGCGGAACTTCGGCCGAAGCAACATTGGCAACCGTTAAAAAAGCGTCTGCGGGGTATTACGATCATTTACCAACAACCGGAAACATGGCGGGACAAGCGTTTCGCGATTTGGAATGGGAAAAACGCGTGCAGCAAATTTGTCAGGAATCAGGTGTGGGTGCGCAATTTGGCGGTAAATATTTGGTACACGACGTGCGCGTAATTCGTTTGCCACGCCACGCAGCATCTTGCCCGGTTGGTTTAGGAGTTTCGTGTTCTGCCGATAGAAATATCAAAGGAAAAATTACTGCCGACGGTATTTTTGTGGAACAGTTAGAAACCAATCCTGCAAGATTATTACCAGAAACGGCTCCGCATTTAGAAGAGCCCGTGCATATTGATTTGGATCAGCCAATGGAAAACATTTTGGCAGAATTGACCAAACATCCAATCAAAACCCGATTGATGTTGAACGGAACCGTTATTGTTGCCCGCGATATTGCCCATGCAAAAATCAAGGAAATGTTGGATAACGGCGAACCAATGCCGGAATATTTTAAAAACCACCCAGTTTATTACGCAGGTCCTGCAAAAACTCCTGAAGGTATGCCTTCGGGATCTTTCGGACCAACAACTGCGGGACGTATGGACAGTTATGTGGATCAATTTCAAGCAGCCGGCGGATCTATGATTATGTTGGCAAAAGGAAACCGCTCACAGCAAGTTACCGATGCTTGTGCAAAACATGGCGGTTTTTATTTAGGTTCAATCGGTGGTCCGGCAGCTATTTTGGCTAAAGACAATATTTTGCGTGTAGAAGTTGTAGATTTTCCTGAATTGGGAATGGAAGCCGTTCGTAAAATTACCGTTAAAGATTTCCCTGCATTTATTATCACAGACGATAAAGGAAACGATTTCTTTCAGAATTTGTAA
- a CDS encoding alpha/beta hydrolase has translation MRFIYFKIIAFFLSLYLILCVLMYLNQENFIFYPLKINKDTKFTYTEKFKEINLETNDGITINNLYFETENPKGVVYFLHGNAGNLSTWGNVASVYLESGYNVFITDYRGFGKSEGNISNEKQLFEDAQLGYDFLKKEFKEDQIIIVGYSIGTGIASYLASKNNPQKLILQAPYFNLKTEMKSRFPFLPTFILKYPLENNLYLSKVKSPIFIFHGEKDYVIAPENSLQLKPLLKDKDTIFLLKNQGHIGINNHSQYQKELIAILK, from the coding sequence ATGCGTTTCATCTATTTTAAAATAATTGCCTTCTTTTTGTCGCTCTATCTGATATTGTGCGTGTTGATGTATCTTAATCAGGAAAATTTCATTTTTTATCCTTTAAAAATCAATAAAGACACAAAGTTTACATACACTGAGAAGTTTAAAGAAATCAATCTTGAAACAAACGATGGTATCACAATAAACAACCTTTATTTTGAGACCGAAAATCCAAAAGGAGTTGTTTATTTTCTTCATGGCAATGCCGGAAATTTATCTACTTGGGGAAATGTTGCGTCGGTTTACCTAGAGTCAGGTTATAATGTTTTTATTACCGATTACCGTGGTTTTGGAAAAAGCGAAGGAAATATTTCAAATGAAAAGCAATTATTTGAAGATGCACAATTAGGTTACGATTTTCTTAAAAAAGAATTTAAAGAAGATCAGATAATTATTGTAGGATATTCCATAGGAACCGGAATTGCATCTTACCTGGCATCAAAAAACAATCCGCAAAAACTGATTTTGCAAGCGCCCTATTTCAATTTAAAAACCGAAATGAAATCCAGATTTCCCTTTCTTCCAACTTTTATATTAAAGTATCCATTAGAAAATAATCTGTATTTATCGAAAGTGAAGAGTCCTATTTTTATTTTCCATGGTGAAAAAGATTATGTTATTGCACCAGAAAACTCCTTGCAATTGAAGCCTCTTTTAAAAGATAAAGACACCATTTTTCTACTTAAAAACCAAGGTCATATCGGTATTAACAATCATTCACAATATCAAAAAGAATTAATTGCTATACTCAAGTAG
- the der gene encoding ribosome biogenesis GTPase Der → MNNIVAIVGRPNVGKSTFFNRLIQRREAIVDSVSGVTRDRNYGKSEWNGKEFSVIDTGGYIKGSDDIFEAEIRKQVELAIDEADAIVFLVDVEEGITPMDDEVAKLLRKVTKPVLLVVNKVDNAKREQDAFEFYNLGLGEYVTMSGMSGSGTGEVLDKIVEILPELPEVEEVKDELPRFAVVGRPNAGKSSFINALIGEDRFVVTDIAGTTRDAIDTKYNRFGFEFNLVDTAGIRRKAKVKEDLEFYSVMRSVRAIEHADVCILVIDATRGFEGQDQSIFWLAEKNRKGIVILVNKWDLVEKDTMTSHDYEKKIREEIAPFTDVPILFVSALTKQRLLKALETAVEVYENRKQRISTSKFNETMLPIIEHNPPPAIKGKYIKIKYCMQLPTPVPQFVFFANLPQYIKDPYKRFVENKLREIYNFEGVPIEIYFRQK, encoded by the coding sequence ATGAACAACATTGTAGCAATAGTAGGAAGACCCAATGTAGGAAAGTCAACCTTTTTTAACCGTCTTATTCAAAGACGCGAAGCCATAGTAGATTCGGTAAGTGGTGTTACCCGAGATCGCAATTATGGAAAAAGTGAATGGAACGGAAAAGAATTCTCTGTAATCGATACAGGTGGATATATTAAAGGATCAGACGATATTTTTGAAGCAGAAATACGCAAACAAGTAGAATTGGCGATTGATGAAGCCGATGCTATTGTGTTTTTGGTTGATGTGGAGGAAGGAATCACCCCAATGGATGACGAAGTGGCAAAATTGTTGCGCAAGGTTACCAAACCGGTTTTGTTGGTTGTTAACAAAGTGGACAATGCCAAACGCGAGCAAGATGCTTTTGAATTTTACAATTTAGGCTTGGGCGAATACGTGACTATGTCTGGAATGAGTGGCTCTGGAACGGGCGAAGTTTTAGATAAAATTGTTGAAATTTTACCGGAATTGCCAGAAGTTGAAGAAGTAAAAGACGAATTGCCTCGTTTTGCAGTGGTAGGTCGACCAAATGCAGGAAAATCGAGCTTTATTAACGCGTTGATTGGCGAAGATCGTTTTGTGGTAACCGATATTGCAGGAACAACGCGTGATGCAATCGACACCAAATACAACCGTTTTGGTTTTGAATTCAACTTGGTTGATACAGCAGGTATCCGTAGAAAAGCAAAAGTAAAAGAAGATTTAGAGTTTTACTCTGTAATGCGCTCTGTGCGTGCTATTGAGCATGCCGATGTTTGTATTTTGGTGATTGATGCAACCCGCGGATTTGAAGGTCAGGATCAAAGTATTTTTTGGTTGGCAGAAAAAAACCGTAAGGGAATTGTAATCTTGGTAAACAAATGGGATTTGGTTGAAAAAGACACCATGACATCACACGATTACGAGAAAAAAATACGCGAAGAAATAGCACCATTTACCGATGTGCCTATTCTTTTTGTATCAGCTTTAACAAAACAACGTTTACTAAAAGCGTTAGAAACAGCTGTAGAAGTGTATGAAAACCGCAAACAACGTATTTCAACATCGAAATTTAACGAAACCATGTTGCCGATTATCGAACACAATCCACCACCGGCAATTAAAGGGAAATACATTAAAATTAAATATTGTATGCAGTTGCCAACGCCTGTGCCGCAGTTTGTGTTTTTTGCTAATTTACCGCAATATATTAAAGATCCATACAAGCGTTTTGTGGAAAACAAATTACGCGAAATTTATAATTTTGAAGGAGTGCCGATTGAAATATACTTCCGCCAGAAATAA